A single window of Halobacterium jilantaiense DNA harbors:
- a CDS encoding DUF6276 family protein, whose amino-acid sequence MDCPNCGADLLAFPVPDAVREHLPDDRASATVCTHCLRVAPSDDTVAEYPDFSRASEAFPDDGETAAVLASLLALLDRLVLHRQDADAVADIAERRGVDVLLFLDRVAADDTVDPELDVTRRRTQLEQLI is encoded by the coding sequence ATGGACTGTCCGAACTGCGGCGCTGACCTCCTGGCGTTCCCCGTTCCCGACGCTGTCCGCGAGCACCTGCCCGACGACCGGGCGAGCGCCACCGTCTGCACGCACTGTCTCCGGGTCGCGCCGAGCGACGACACCGTCGCCGAGTACCCCGACTTCTCCCGCGCGAGCGAGGCGTTCCCCGACGACGGCGAGACGGCCGCCGTGCTGGCGAGCCTGCTCGCGCTCCTCGACCGGCTCGTGCTCCACCGGCAGGACGCCGATGCCGTCGCCGACATCGCGGAGCGCCGGGGCGTCGACGTTCTCCTCTTCTTGGACCGGGTCGCCGCGGACGACACAGTCGACCCGGAACTCGACGTGACTCGACGCCGCACGCAACTCGAACAGCTCATCTGA